A section of the Chloroflexota bacterium genome encodes:
- a CDS encoding PqqD family protein: MEVEGYLSREKRVVWRDIAGEVVIVEEDGATVHMLNKTASHIWSLADGTRRPDDISHELCQRFEVTPAQAQAETERFCRQLTEAGLAILNPTPRVV, from the coding sequence ATGGAAGTGGAAGGATACCTGTCTAGAGAAAAGAGGGTGGTCTGGCGGGATATTGCCGGAGAGGTTGTCATCGTTGAGGAGGACGGCGCTACCGTGCATATGCTGAACAAGACAGCGTCCCATATCTGGAGCCTGGCCGACGGTACCCGGCGGCCAGATGATATCAGCCATGAGCTATGCCAGAGGTTTGAGGTGACCCCAGCCCAGGCTCAGGCCGAGACCGAGCGATTCTGTCGGCAGCTTACAGAAGCGGGGCTGGCAATCCTCAACCCAACACCCCGGGTGGTATAG